Below is a window of Cytophaga hutchinsonii ATCC 33406 DNA.
AGATATCGATTTTGCATGCTTTACTTACGGAGCTCCATTAGATCCGCATAAATAATTTAAACACTTTAAGAAATGAAATTCTTAGCATCGATACTTATACTGTTAGCGGTTACTGCCAGACAATGTGCATCCTTTGAAGCACAGGTACTGGATGATAACAGCCAGATTGCGGTGGTAGAAGATCCGGATATCGGAACTCCTGCCTGTCAATTTCAAAAAGGCACACTTGACGAATTCAACGGCGAAATTTATAGCTGGTGGGTTAGTAATGACCAAACAAAATTATCTAAAATTGGAGATACTCTAAAGGTTGTTGGTAACGCAATCGGTTCTAAATGGGACTGTTTTGGTACGGAAACGGCTTTGTTAAACATGTCTGAATGTTCTGTAATTAAAATCCGTTGCAGAGCTGAAGGTGAAAAACCACCAACAGTTATCATTCACATGAAAGATATCAACCAGATGGATGCCAATGCTGATTCTCCGAAACAGCGTATTCATTTAGGTAAAGAATACAAAGATTACTATTTTGATTTTACGGGAAAATGGAGACAATCCTGGCCGGATAATCAGAAGGTAGATGAGAAAATGATCCATGACTTCCTGATCTTCATTAATGGTGGTATGGCAGACTGGACAGGAACATTATACATTGATTATATTAAAATTGTTTCTCCGGATGAATTACCAAAGGTAGTTGCTTCAGAAGGTGGTGTCGTAGATGATTTTCAGGACGAATTGTATTCCTGGTGGGTTGCCAACGAAAAGTTAAACCTGGAGAAAAAAGGGGATGTAATGTCTATTGAATG
It encodes the following:
- a CDS encoding CHU_1279 family cellulose-binding protein; this encodes MKFLASILILLAVTARQCASFEAQVLDDNSQIAVVEDPDIGTPACQFQKGTLDEFNGEIYSWWVSNDQTKLSKIGDTLKVVGNAIGSKWDCFGTETALLNMSECSVIKIRCRAEGEKPPTVIIHMKDINQMDANADSPKQRIHLGKEYKDYYFDFTGKWRQSWPDNQKVDEKMIHDFLIFINGGMADWTGTLYIDYIKIVSPDELPKVVASEGGVVDDFQDELYSWWVANEKLNLEKKGDVMSIECTGVGPGYETFGRAINQMDFTKAQIVRVKARAEGGTPNLRMDYKDKNGHTTNEFPLIMKIEESGEFKNYYYNYSGKYSQTYPDVQTVDPTGMKDVIFFVNPGGEPFTGKIFIDEIEVISDKKYQELTSGQ